From a region of the Oncorhynchus mykiss isolate Arlee chromosome 32, USDA_OmykA_1.1, whole genome shotgun sequence genome:
- the LOC118936453 gene encoding trichohyalin-like: MVGFMEKNKQKQNELELMNDKIEREKQDIEDSRDVLTKERVELEQMRSEIQQQREETESHMEDQRKEKEHLEQMTTDMKKQLLEVDNDKEMIQSSMGELRVKEAEMVREKDNMDNKMARLNEEEDRKREEIGRKMDILKQESCEITRLRDEIDSEKDQLNAKLLELEKMREELDRQKKEVKDRKDETLKEKDQLEERRGKISKEKEELDISLELMKRQREDLTSLKAEAEVQTEPMETDWKEKLTRERQQLQDVKEEIQKEKETFERKKGLTMKERDEFDLMKSETQGQLEEIEQNKQDIRVEKEKLDQIKAELERRSEDINHVMDETRRERGKVEELAIQTQKQREDMVGFMEKNKQKQNELELMNDKIEREKQDIEDSRDVLTKERVELEQMRSEIQQQREETESHMEDQRKEKEHLEQMTTDMKKQLLEVDNDKEMIQSSMGELRVKEAEMVREKDNMDNKMARLKEEEDGMREEIGRKMDILKQESCEIKRLRDEIDSEKDQLNAKLLELEKMREELEREKKEVNNRKDETLKEKDQLEERRGKMSKEKEELDISLELMKRQGEDLTSLKAEADAQTEAMETDWKEKLTMERQQLEDVKEEIQKEKEAFERKKGLTMKERDEFDLMKSETQGQLEEIEQNKQDIRVEKEKLDQIKAELERRSEDINQLMDETRRERGKVEELAIQTQKQREEMVGFMEKNKQKQNELELMNDKIEREKQDIEESWDVLTKEREELEQMRSEIQQQREETESHMEDQRKEKEHLEQMTTDMKKQLLKVDNDKEMIQSSMCELRVKEAEMVREKDNMDNKMARLKEEEDGMREEIGRKMDILKQESCETKRLRDEIDSEKDQLNAKLLELEKMREELDREKKEVKDRKDETLKEKDQLEERRGKISKEKEELDISLELMKRQREDLTSLKAEAEVQTEPMETDWKEKLTMERQQLEDVKEEIQKEKEAFERKKGLTMKERDEFDLMKSETQGQLEEIEQNKQDIRVEKEKLDQIKAELERRSEDINQLMDETRRERGKVEELAIQTQKQREEMVGFMEKNKQKQNELELMNDKIEREKQDIEDSRDVLTKERVELEQMRSEIQQQREETESHMEDQRKEKEHLEQMTTDMKKQLLEVDNDKEMIQSSMGELRVKEAEMVREKDNMDNKMARLKEEEDGMREEIGRKMDILKQESCEIKRLRDEIDSEKDQLNAKLLELEKMREELEREKKEVNNRKDETLKEKDQLEERRGKMSKEKEELDISLELMKRQREDLTSLKAEAEVQTEAYGNRLEGKAHDGKTTT, translated from the coding sequence ATGGTGGGTTTTatggaaaagaacaaacaaaagcAGAACGAACTGGAACTCATGAATGAcaagattgaaagagagaaacaagacaTCGAAGACAGTCGGGATGTGCTAACAAAGGAGAGAGTGGAGCTGGAACAAATGAGGAGTGAgatacagcaacagagagaggagacagaatctCACATGGAAGAccaaaggaaagagaaagagcatTTGGAACAAATGACGACGGACATGAAAAAACAGTTGCTAGAGGTGGACAATGACAAGGAAATGATACAAAGTTCAATGGGTGAACTGAGAGTGAAAGAGGCAGAAATGGTGAGAGAAAAAGACAACATGGATAACAAGATGGCTAGGCTCAATGAGGAAGAGGATAGAAAGCGGGAAGAAATAGGAAGGAAAATGGACATCTTAAAGCAGGAAAGTTGTGAAATCACAAGACTTAGAGAtgaaattgacagtgaaaaggacCAGCTGAATGCAAAATTGCTTGAGTTGGAAAAAATGCGTGAAGAACTAGATAGACAGAAGAAGGAAGTGAAAGACAGGAAGGATGAAACACTGAAAGAGAAAGATCAGTTGGAAGAGAGGCGAGGTAAGATAAGTAAGGAGAAAGAGGAATTGGATATCAGTCTTGAACTGATGAAAAGACAAAGGGAAGACTTGACGAGCTTGAAGGCTGAAGCAGAAGTACAGACCGAACCTATGGAAACAGACTGGAAGGAAAAGCTCACGAGGGAAAGACAACAACTTCAAGATGTAAAAGAGGAGATACAGAAGGAAAAAGAAACctttgagagaaagaagggattGACCATGAAAGAAAGAGATGAGTTTGATCTGATGAAGTCTGAAACCCAGGGACAATTGGAGgaaatagaacaaaacaaacaagacattCGTGTGGAGAAGGAAAAGCTGGATCAGATCAAAGCTGAGTTAGAAAGACGGTCTGAAGACATCAATCATGTCATGGATGAGACAAgacgggagagggggaaggttgaAGAACTGGCTATCCAAACTCAAAAACAAAGAGAAGACATGGTGGGTTTTatggaaaagaacaaacaaaagcAGAACGAACTGGAACTCATGAATGAcaagattgaaagagagaaacaagacaTCGAAGACAGTCGGGATGTGCTAACAAAGGAGAGAGTGGAGCTGGAACAAATGAGGAGTGAgatacagcaacagagagaggagacagaatctCACATGGAAGAccaaaggaaagagaaagagcatTTGGAACAAATGACGACGGACATGAAAAAACAGTTGCTAGAGGTGGACAATGACAAGGAAATGATACAAAGCTCAATGGGTGAACTGAGAGTGAAAGAGGCAGAAATGGTGAGAGAAAAAGACAACATGGATAACAAGATGGCTAGGCtcaaagaggaagaggatggaaTGCGGGAAGAAATAGGAAGGAAGATGGACATCTTAAAGCAGGAAAGTTGTGAAATCAAAAGACTTAGAGAtgaaattgacagtgaaaaggacCAGCTGAATGCAAAATTGCTTGAGTTGGAGAAAATGCGTGAAGAactagaaagagagaagaaggaagTGAACAACAGGAAGGATGAAACACTGAAAGAGAAAGATCAGTTGGAAGAGAGGCGAGGTAAGATGAGCAAGGAGAAAGAGGAATTGGATATCAGTCTTGAACTGATGAAAAGACAAGGGGAAGACTTGACGAGCTTGAAGGCTGAAGCAGACGCACAGACCGAGGCTATGGAAACAGACTGGAAGGAAAAGCTCACGATGGAAAGACAACAACTTGAAGATGTAAAGGAGGAGATACAGAAGGAAAAAGAAGCctttgagagaaagaagggattGACCATGAAAGAAAGAGATGAGTTTGATCTGATGAAGTCTGAAACCCAGGGACAATTGGAGgaaatagaacaaaacaaacaagacattCGTGTGGAGAAGGAAAAGCTGGATCAGATCAAAGCTGAGTTAGAAAGACGGTCTGAAGACATCAATCAGCTCATGGATGAGACAAgacgggagagggggaaggttgaAGAACTGGCTATCCAAACTCAAAAACAAAGAGAAGAAATGGTGGGTTTTatggaaaagaacaaacaaaagcAGAACGAACTGGAACTCATGAATGAcaagattgaaagagagaaacaagacaTCGAAGAAAGTTGGGATGTgctaacaaaggagagagaggagctggaacAAATGAGGAGTGAgatacagcaacagagagaggagacagaatctCACATGGAAGAccaaaggaaagagaaagaacatTTGGAACAAATGACGACGGACATGAAAAAACAGTTGCTAAAGGTGGACAATGACAAGGAAATGATACAAAGCTCAATGTGTGAACTGAGAGTGAAAGAGGCAGAAATGGTGAGAGAAAAAGACAACATGGATAACAAGATGGCTAGGCtcaaagaggaagaggatggaaTGCGGGAAGAAATAGGAAGGAAGATGGACATCTTAAAGCAGGAAAGTTGTGAAACCAAAAGACTAAGAGAtgaaattgacagtgaaaaggacCAGCTGAATGCAAAATTGCTTGAGTTGGAAAAAATGCGTGAAGAACTAgatagagagaagaaggaagTGAAAGACAGGAAGGATGAAACACTGAAAGAGAAAGATCAGTTGGAAGAGAGGCGAGGTAAGATAAGTAAGGAGAAAGAGGAATTGGATATCAGTCTTGAACTGATGAAAAGACAAAGGGAAGACTTGACAAGCTTGAAGGCTGAAGCAGAAGTACAGACCGAACCTATGGAAACAGACTGGAAGGAAAAGCTCACGATGGAAAGACAACAACTTGAAGATGTAAAGGAGGAGATACAGAAGGAAAAAGAAGCctttgagagaaagaagggtTTGACCATGAAAGAAAGAGATGAGTTTGATCTGATGAAGTCTGAAACACAGGGACAATTGGAGgaaatagaacaaaacaaacaagacattCGTGTGGAGAAGGAAAAGCTGGATCAGATCAAAGCTGAGTTAGAAAGACGGTCTGAAGACATCAATCAGCTCATGGATGAGACAAgacgggagagggggaaggttgaAGAACTGGCTATCCAAACTCAAAAACAAAGAGAAGAAATGGTGGGTTTTatggaaaagaacaaacaaaagcAGAACGAACTGGAACTCATGAATGAcaagattgaaagagagaaacaagacaTCGAAGACAGTCGGGATGTGCTAACAAAGGAGAGAGTGGAGCTGGAACAAATGAGGAGTGAgatacagcaacagagagaggagacagaatctCACATGGAAGAccaaaggaaagagaaagagcatTTGGAACAAATGACGACGGACATGAAAAAACAGTTGCTAGAGGTGGACAATGACAAGGAAATGATACAAAGCTCAATGGGTGAACTGAGAGTGAAAGAGGCAGAAATGGTGAGAGAAAAAGACAACATGGATAACAAGATGGCTAGGCtcaaagaggaagaggatggaaTGCGGGAAGAAATAGGAAGGAAGATGGACATCTTAAAGCAGGAAAGTTGTGAAATCAAAAGACTTAGAGAtgaaattgacagtgaaaaggacCAGCTGAATGCAAAATTGCTTGAGTTGGAGAAAATGCGTGAAGAactagaaagagagaagaaggaagTGAACAACAGGAAGGATGAAACACTGAAAGAGAAAGATCAGTTGGAAGAGAGGCGAGGTAAGATGAGCAAGGAGAAAGAGGAATTGGATATCAGTCTTGAACTGATGAAAAGACAAAGGGAAGACTTGACAAGCTTGAAGGCTGAAGCAGAAGTACAGACCGAAGCCTATGGAAACAGACTGGAAGGAAAAGCTCACGATGGAAAGACAACAACTTGA